The following proteins are encoded in a genomic region of Galbibacter sp. BG1:
- a CDS encoding L-serine ammonia-lyase — MECISVFDMLKIGVGPSSSHTLGPWRAAERWISELKEDDLFEKVTQIKVHVYGSLSLTGKGHATDIAIVLGLSGADPEYFPLEEMDGIVKKIKEDAILNFNNEKPIPFNFKESIVFHRDFLPFHANGMTFEATLASGEKREETYYSIGGGFVVKEELIHAKENLKTLKTFPFPTRNGSELLSYCEQENKSISEIVLENERSLRTDEEIDKELQRIWETMLECMFIGCHTEGNLPGGLNVRRRAFDTHKKLIGDLPYDTPQEWLETIRKTEVKFRQILKWVGCFAIAVNEVNASLGRVVTAPTNGSAGVIPAVLMYYLVIDNHQASFKEIKQFLLVAGEIGSIFKKGATISAAMGGCQAEIGVSSAMAAGALTELMGGTPEQVLMAAEIAMEHHLGLTCDPIGGLVQVPCIERNSMGAIKAINAAELAIDSDPKNAKVPLDKVVNTMWETAKDMNSKYKETSEGGLAVGVHLSDC; from the coding sequence ATGGAGTGTATTAGTGTTTTCGATATGTTAAAAATTGGTGTTGGGCCATCAAGTTCTCACACCTTAGGTCCATGGAGGGCTGCAGAAAGATGGATTTCTGAATTAAAAGAAGACGATCTTTTTGAAAAAGTTACCCAAATAAAAGTACATGTATATGGTTCCCTTTCTTTAACCGGAAAAGGACATGCAACGGATATTGCCATTGTACTCGGACTATCGGGAGCAGATCCCGAATATTTCCCTCTTGAAGAAATGGACGGTATCGTTAAAAAGATAAAGGAAGATGCTATTTTAAACTTCAATAATGAAAAACCAATTCCGTTTAATTTTAAGGAAAGTATCGTTTTTCATAGGGATTTTCTCCCTTTTCATGCTAACGGAATGACATTTGAAGCTACTTTGGCTTCCGGAGAAAAAAGAGAGGAAACCTACTATTCCATTGGTGGCGGATTTGTTGTAAAAGAAGAACTTATTCATGCCAAAGAAAATCTTAAAACTTTAAAAACCTTTCCGTTCCCTACCAGAAATGGATCGGAATTGCTTTCATACTGCGAACAAGAAAATAAGTCCATTTCTGAAATTGTGCTGGAAAATGAACGTTCGCTTCGTACAGATGAAGAAATTGATAAAGAATTACAGCGCATATGGGAAACTATGCTGGAATGCATGTTTATTGGTTGCCATACAGAAGGGAATCTCCCTGGCGGACTCAATGTGCGGCGCCGTGCCTTCGATACGCATAAAAAATTAATTGGCGACCTACCTTACGATACTCCCCAAGAGTGGTTGGAAACCATTAGAAAAACAGAGGTTAAATTTCGACAAATATTAAAATGGGTAGGCTGTTTTGCCATTGCCGTAAACGAGGTTAATGCCTCTTTAGGCCGTGTAGTTACAGCCCCTACCAATGGAAGCGCTGGAGTAATCCCGGCGGTGCTTATGTACTACTTGGTTATCGACAACCACCAGGCAAGTTTTAAAGAAATAAAACAATTTTTACTCGTTGCCGGGGAAATAGGAAGTATCTTTAAAAAAGGAGCTACTATTTCTGCCGCTATGGGCGGCTGCCAAGCCGAAATTGGTGTTTCTTCTGCCATGGCGGCCGGTGCGCTAACCGAGCTTATGGGAGGAACTCCAGAACAGGTATTAATGGCGGCAGAAATTGCTATGGAACATCACCTAGGGCTCACCTGCGACCCCATCGGTGGCTTGGTACAAGTGCCTTGCATCGAGCGTAACTCCATGGGTGCAATAAAAGCCATTAATGCTGCAGAACTCGCAATTGATTCCGACCCGAAAAATGCCAAAGTCCCCTTGGATAAAGTAGTAAACACCATGTGGGAAACCGCAAAGGACATGAATTCCAAATACAAGGAAACCTCCGAAGGCGGATTGGCCGTGGGTGTTCATTTAAGTGATTGCTAA
- a CDS encoding Ig-like domain-containing protein, which translates to MKHLKNISLILFSLLFFQSCSKEDFSSKENIEETSLKTAYATASITEPIVLGYFPSWSESWAAPGKGSKLRDVPEHITHIFLAFAKPNLRYQKGSYSLQGTGIQTPYDGQTLKETVSILKEKGIKVILSIGGETYWGTSAAYDIDYQQIKDLVDDMGFEGIDWDYEPNGGFQTIGDPENIQHFIDFFNNSRAIMPEGEYLIACAPSGVGALGGLNNDDPDSPFAYANRNSLSGESDDNLYNATSPNEAISLFGFGATGHMIPVMKAVGDKIDLIAIQNYNIGAARNRTILYDSYRYYADQYGFAIAAGTHYPNEPWGPYFTYSYETMADISAHISAKNNLDGIMIWQLLLGNGTSSAYGYTYVASQVLNGVSPAAAIQNAENYPTSPYEGGGDGNPGSGGGCDNAPQWASGNVYTQGLEVIYQGSLYRAKWWTQGDNPSSGGPWELISNCDGNGGSTGENPQVTITAPGNNDSFTEGENITITADASDNDGTVTKVSFYSGNSLLGEDTSAPYEYIYLNSTENSYQFKAVATDNDGNTATSNLVNVFVTGDGGNPGGDCNGLAAWKPYPQVYNTGDRVEYNGVIYEAQTGPIWVEPGSGEHWWKTIGTCE; encoded by the coding sequence ATGAAACATTTAAAAAACATCAGTTTAATACTGTTTAGTTTGCTTTTTTTTCAATCGTGTTCCAAAGAAGATTTTTCTTCCAAAGAGAATATTGAAGAAACCAGTTTAAAGACAGCGTATGCTACTGCTAGTATTACAGAACCTATTGTATTAGGATATTTCCCTTCTTGGTCAGAAAGTTGGGCGGCTCCTGGTAAAGGTTCTAAATTAAGGGACGTCCCCGAACATATTACGCATATATTCTTGGCCTTTGCCAAACCCAATTTAAGGTACCAAAAGGGTTCTTACAGTCTTCAAGGAACAGGGATACAAACACCTTACGATGGACAAACCCTTAAAGAAACGGTTTCCATTTTAAAAGAAAAAGGTATTAAGGTAATTTTGTCTATCGGAGGGGAAACCTATTGGGGAACAAGCGCTGCTTACGACATAGATTATCAACAGATTAAAGATCTTGTAGACGATATGGGATTTGAAGGGATTGATTGGGATTACGAGCCAAATGGTGGTTTTCAAACCATTGGCGATCCGGAGAACATTCAACATTTTATTGATTTTTTCAATAATTCGAGAGCTATTATGCCCGAGGGCGAATATTTAATTGCATGCGCCCCTTCTGGAGTTGGCGCTTTGGGTGGATTAAATAACGATGATCCCGATTCTCCTTTTGCGTATGCCAATAGAAATAGTTTGTCTGGAGAGTCAGACGATAACCTCTACAATGCTACATCCCCAAATGAAGCCATCAGTCTATTCGGTTTTGGGGCTACAGGACATATGATTCCAGTAATGAAAGCAGTGGGTGATAAAATTGACTTGATTGCCATACAGAACTACAACATCGGTGCCGCAAGAAATAGAACCATTCTTTACGATTCTTATCGCTATTATGCCGACCAATACGGATTTGCCATTGCAGCTGGAACTCATTACCCCAATGAGCCATGGGGACCTTATTTTACCTATTCCTACGAAACGATGGCCGATATAAGTGCTCATATTTCAGCAAAAAACAATTTGGATGGTATAATGATTTGGCAATTGCTATTAGGGAATGGAACTTCATCTGCTTACGGCTATACCTATGTAGCCAGTCAAGTTTTAAATGGCGTATCGCCAGCAGCAGCCATCCAAAATGCAGAGAACTATCCTACATCTCCTTACGAAGGTGGGGGAGACGGCAACCCTGGTTCAGGTGGCGGTTGTGACAACGCTCCACAATGGGCTAGTGGCAATGTATACACCCAAGGACTAGAAGTAATCTATCAAGGAAGTCTTTACCGTGCAAAATGGTGGACACAAGGGGACAATCCGTCCTCTGGAGGTCCGTGGGAATTAATTTCCAATTGTGACGGGAATGGTGGATCAACTGGGGAAAACCCACAAGTAACCATAACCGCTCCTGGAAATAACGATTCCTTTACGGAAGGTGAAAACATTACCATTACTGCTGATGCGAGCGATAACGATGGCACGGTAACCAAAGTTTCATTTTATTCAGGGAACTCCCTGCTCGGCGAAGATACCTCTGCGCCCTACGAATATATTTATTTAAATAGTACGGAAAACAGCTATCAATTTAAGGCAGTTGCTACTGATAATGATGGAAACACGGCCACTTCAAACCTTGTTAACGTTTTTGTTACGGGGGATGGAGGCAATCCTGGAGGGGATTGTAACGGCTTAGCTGCATGGAAACCTTATCCACAAGTTTACAACACGGGAGATCGTGTTGAGTACAACGGAGTTATTTATGAAGCCCAAACCGGACCCATATGGGTAGAGCCAGGTAGTGGTGAACATTGGTGGAAAACAATAGGTACTTGCGAATAA
- a CDS encoding DEAD/DEAH box helicase, with amino-acid sequence MSSFEDFKISKQLGYAIEDLGFEKPTPIQEKAFPVVMSGKDVIGIAQTGTGKTFAYMLPILQQLKFSKQVNPRVLVMVPTRELVVQVVEEIQKFSKYLNVRVEGVFGGTNINRQKEALAQGTDIVVATPGRLYDLVISRAVSLKSVKKLVIDEVDVMLDLGFRFQLNNIFELLPERRQNIMFSATMTEDIEMLILDFFRGTEKVSVAVSGTPLENIEQVCYEVPNFYTKINLLEHILKDKENYKKVLVFVSNKKSADLLFSQLSENFEDEVCVIHSNKTQNYRLRSIEQFEEGVHRILVTTDVMSRGLDLTKISHVFNFDTPSFPENYMHRIGRTGRAEEKGSSILFYTEKEAAAKEAIEQLMNMEIPQQEFPETVEIATKLTAEEQPRILEPDNPHKRIDADAPGPSFHEKKEKNKKTNQGGSYRREIAKKYKKPKTRGDKNYNKRNKRKKR; translated from the coding sequence ATGTCATCTTTTGAAGATTTTAAAATTTCCAAGCAATTAGGGTACGCCATTGAAGATTTAGGCTTTGAAAAGCCAACACCCATCCAGGAAAAAGCTTTTCCGGTAGTAATGTCTGGTAAAGATGTAATTGGGATTGCCCAAACGGGAACTGGTAAGACGTTTGCTTATATGCTTCCTATTCTTCAACAATTAAAATTCTCTAAGCAGGTAAACCCAAGGGTCCTGGTAATGGTTCCCACACGAGAGTTGGTGGTGCAAGTGGTAGAGGAAATTCAAAAATTCAGCAAATACCTAAATGTTAGGGTAGAAGGTGTTTTTGGGGGTACTAATATAAATCGTCAAAAAGAGGCTTTGGCGCAAGGAACCGATATTGTAGTGGCCACGCCAGGGAGGCTTTACGATTTGGTAATCAGTCGGGCTGTCTCCCTAAAATCTGTTAAAAAGCTTGTTATAGATGAGGTAGACGTAATGCTCGATCTTGGTTTCCGGTTTCAATTGAACAATATTTTCGAGCTTCTACCAGAACGCCGGCAAAATATTATGTTTTCGGCAACGATGACCGAGGATATTGAAATGCTGATCCTCGATTTTTTTAGGGGCACTGAAAAGGTTTCGGTAGCAGTAAGTGGAACTCCACTGGAAAATATAGAGCAGGTTTGTTATGAAGTCCCTAACTTTTACACAAAAATCAACCTTTTGGAGCATATTTTAAAAGACAAGGAAAATTATAAAAAGGTACTGGTATTTGTATCCAACAAAAAAAGTGCAGATTTATTGTTTTCTCAACTTTCGGAGAATTTTGAAGATGAGGTATGTGTAATCCACTCCAATAAAACCCAAAATTACCGTTTGCGTTCCATTGAACAATTTGAAGAAGGTGTTCATCGTATTTTGGTCACTACAGATGTAATGTCCCGTGGGTTGGATCTTACAAAGATTTCCCATGTGTTTAATTTTGATACACCATCGTTTCCTGAAAACTATATGCACCGCATAGGAAGAACAGGAAGGGCTGAGGAAAAAGGGAGCTCCATACTTTTCTATACGGAAAAAGAAGCAGCAGCTAAGGAAGCTATTGAACAATTGATGAATATGGAAATCCCTCAGCAAGAATTCCCTGAGACTGTAGAAATAGCGACTAAACTCACAGCCGAAGAGCAACCTCGCATTTTAGAGCCAGACAATCCGCATAAGCGTATTGATGCCGATGCACCCGGTCCCAGCTTTCATGAAAAGAAAGAGAAAAATAAAAAAACAAATCAAGGAGGATCTTATCGCAGGGAAATTGCTAAAAAATATAAAAAGCCCAAAACGCGGGGTGATAAAAATTACAATAAAAGGAATAAAAGGAAAAAGAGGTAA
- a CDS encoding SDR family NAD(P)-dependent oxidoreductase — protein sequence MENYLVIGGSSGIGKEIVNLLSSQGHKVFATYNANEMEDTDHVTYKKLDVMAEELDLSFLPDEVNGIAYCPGSINLKPFNRFKEKDFLEDYKLQVLGATKIIQEILPKLKAVEKSSIVFFSTVAVQQGFNFHSQVAMSKGALEGLTKALSAEFAPNIRVNAIAPALTQTPLASRLLNSDQKIKANAEMSPLKELGQPEDIAEAAVYLLTPKSKWVTGQIFKIDGGMSTVKL from the coding sequence ATGGAAAACTATTTAGTTATCGGAGGTTCCTCCGGAATTGGAAAAGAAATCGTAAATCTTCTATCCAGCCAAGGGCATAAGGTTTTCGCTACCTACAACGCCAATGAAATGGAGGACACAGACCATGTAACTTATAAGAAATTGGACGTTATGGCGGAAGAATTGGATTTAAGTTTTCTTCCCGACGAAGTAAATGGGATTGCCTATTGCCCAGGAAGCATTAATTTAAAACCTTTTAATAGATTTAAGGAAAAAGATTTTTTAGAAGATTACAAACTACAAGTTTTGGGTGCCACAAAAATTATTCAAGAAATTTTACCAAAATTAAAGGCGGTAGAAAAAAGCTCCATTGTATTTTTCTCTACCGTGGCTGTGCAGCAAGGTTTTAATTTTCATTCACAAGTAGCGATGTCTAAAGGAGCTTTGGAAGGTCTTACCAAGGCATTATCTGCAGAATTCGCACCAAATATTCGGGTAAATGCCATTGCTCCCGCTCTTACACAAACCCCTTTGGCGAGTAGGCTGTTAAATTCCGATCAAAAAATAAAAGCGAATGCCGAAATGAGTCCGCTTAAAGAACTTGGGCAACCAGAAGATATTGCCGAGGCAGCGGTGTATTTGCTTACACCAAAATCGAAATGGGTAACCGGACAAATTTTTAAGATTGATGGTGGTATGTCTACGGTAAAACTTTAA